A stretch of Plasmodium chabaudi chabaudi strain AS genome assembly, chromosome: 14 DNA encodes these proteins:
- a CDS encoding mitochondrial import inner membrane translocase subunit TIM13, putative — protein sequence MDPSLTGDNIDDKQRAALLLGLQEIVQRQKENVKVMDICFNKCVPKIGNKLSSNEQKCIWDCANSYFYTNAFLNERLQQMTKLLKSNSDYLNL from the exons ATGGACCCATCCTTAACAGGGGATAATATTGATGATAAGCAGAGAGCAGCT CTTTTGTTAGGTTTACAAGAAATAGTACAAAGACAAAAGGAAAATGTTAAAGTCATggatatttgttttaataaatgtgtTCCAAAAAtaggaaataaattaagctcaaatgaacaaaaatgtatatggGATTGTGCAAATAGCTACTTTTACACCAACGCATTTTTAAACGA ACGATTACAACAAATGACCAAACTTTTAAAATCAAATTcagattatttaaatttataa
- a CDS encoding SNARE protein, putative, which yields MDVIYRNITNKYFDYRREIKRKRNRFKLSAYEELYDNDSGRENLLKNEDIEMQEESMLPPYWIETTEECTEDINNIKTKLLELQRLQKNKLYNVLNNDEKLSEEISQMSTDITMLIKKCEQKIHMISNDSNYDVNNENYIIEKLKKNAKSSLISQLQYISKSFQKKQNNYIKEYKKLTNNCDQVEQYQNDTPHKTYNQQNSDLFMQGIINEEYNMHEQQSLYEQPNQVNLLNINKRNSDLQQIANTVIDLHNIFKELSVMLVDQGSLLDQIDYNIDMSLDKSEKGLYQLKKLEKEENGKIAARCVSFLTTLIFVLLILIILKHLY from the coding sequence ATGGATGTgatatatagaaatataacaaataaatattttgactACAGAcgagaaataaaaagaaaaagaaatcgATTTAAATTATCGGCATATGAAGAACTATATGATAATGATTCAGGTAGAGAAAATTTgctaaaaaatgaagacaTTGAAATGCAAGAAGAAAGTATGCTACCCCCATATTGGATCGAAACAACGGAAGAATGTACagaagatataaataatataaaaacaaagtTATTAGAATTACAAagattacaaaaaaataaactttataatgttttaaataatgatgaaaaattatcagAAGAAATATCACAAATGTCAACTGATATAACTAtgctaataaaaaaatgtgaacAAAAAATTCACATGATATCTAATGATAGTAATTATGATGTGAATAATGAAAACTATATTATTGAGAAgctcaaaaaaaatgcaaaaagcAGTTTAATTTCTCaattacaatatatttctaaatcttttcaaaaaaaacaaaataattatataaaggaatataaaaaattgacaAATAATTGTGATCAAGTTGAGCAATATCAAAATGATACACCCCATAAAACTTATAACCAACAAAATTCAGACCTATTCATGCAAGGGATAATAAACGAAGAATATAACATGCATGAACAGCAAAGCCTATACGAACAACCAAATCAAGTCAACTTACTAAacattaataaaagaaatagtGATCTACAACAAATTGCCAATACAGTAATCGATTTacataacatttttaaagaattatCAGTTATGTTAGTTGATCAGGGGTCCTTATTAGATCAAATTGATTATAACATAGATATGTCTTTAGATAAAAGTGAAAAAGGTTTATAtcagttaaaaaaattagaaaaagaagaaaatggtAAAATAGCAGCACGATgtgtttcatttttaacaaCTCTAATTTTTGTTCTCTTGATATTAATCATTTTGAAACATTTGTATTGA
- a CDS encoding zinc finger protein, putative, whose product MNNKKRSNPYNNSDYNKRKDKFYENEGKGKSNVDNYGRKVWDKEYYQKLLDEKSLKEKDSNEQNQNEEDELILKLFPDLKKKNKIVPPDPSERKLLEERTENLSLEKNLGKVQIITQKTTKEEQGGYYCKICDCTLKDSQTYLDHINGKNHNRMLGYSMKVKNVTLDDVKKKLSLLKEKKNNKSQENIEKDLYEEAKKGIKELQELEEKKMHKRKEKKLLKKLEKQKKKQEQYNALDHNDDIDEDFKKFGLPTSFI is encoded by the coding sequence atgaataataaaaaaagaagcaatccttataataatagtgattacaacaaaagaaaagacaaattttatgaaaatgagGGCAAAGGAAAATCAAATGTCGATAATTATGGACGAAAAGTTTGGGATAaagaatattatcaaaaattattagaCGAAAAATCTTTAAAGGAAAAAGATTCAAATGAACAAAACCAAAATGAAGAAGACGagttaatattaaaactgTTTCcagatttaaaaaaaaaaaataaaattgtccCTCCTGATCCATCCGAAAGGAAATTATTAGAAGAAAGAACagaaaatttatcattagaaaaaaatttaggAAAAGTTCAAATTATTACTCAAAAAACAACTAAAGAAGAACAAGGAGGATattattgtaaaatatgTGATTGTACTTTGAAAGATTCGCAAACATATTTAGATCATATTAATGGGAAAAATCATAATAGAATGTTAGGATATAGTatgaaagtaaaaaatgtgaCATTAGAtgatgttaaaaaaaaattaagtttacttaaagaaaaaaaaaataataaatctcaagaaaatattgaaaaagatCTATATGAAGAAgctaaaaaaggaataaaaGAGTTACAAGAattagaagaaaaaaaaatgcataagagaaaagaaaaaaaacttcttaaaaaattggaaaaacaaaaaaaaaaacaagaaCAATACAATGCCCTAGATCACAACGACGATATCGATGAGGATTTCAAGAAATTTGGTTTACCCACttcatttatttga
- a CDS encoding dolichyl-diphosphooligosaccharide--protein glycosyltransferase subunit OST5, putative has product MGTAINTNIYLEPYNNLLDIKYIPYAVFLFSILSFVSIIVLLDYMHQTKKIKNHKVGVLMCFITSVNLGLSIFFLLIYFNICL; this is encoded by the coding sequence atggGTACTGCGATCaacacaaatatatatttagaaCCTTATAACAACTTATTagacataaaatatattccgTATGcagtttttttattttcaatactTTCTTTTGTAAGTATTATTGTTTTGCTTGATTATATGCatcaaacaaaaaaaattaaaaatcaCAAAGTGGGTGTATTAATGTGTTTCATAACCTCAGTTAATTTAGGgctttcgattttttttttattgatatactttaatatatgtttgtGA
- a CDS encoding vacuolar-sorting protein SNF7, putative translates to MRFWFSKKKNSSEYIDNKKKNNDEIYKAILKNREAIDALEKKQAQVEKKIKQLDLEVKQKVQQNQMNNAKILLKRKKLYEQEIENILNNRLTLEDNMINLENMHLHKIAVNALSYAANTHKKFNNEINTQKVEKIIDTLQEHKDIQEEINQALCFNPLNNVDDDEIDKELNLLKEQSIQEKINTPVNSISEVAIDKENFSTSSTVKQATKANEESDDEELKELIGEMT, encoded by the exons atgagATTTTGGTTTagcaaaaagaaaaatagttctgaatatattgataataaaaaaaaaaacaat GATGAAATATACAAagctattttaaaaaacagAGAAGCAATTGATGCTTTGGAAAAAAAGCAGGCTCAGGttgaaaagaaaattaag CAACTTGATTTGGAAGTAAAGCAAAAGGTCCAACAAAATCAAATGAATAATgcgaaaatattattaaaacgaaaaaaattatatgaacagGAAATAGAAAACATTCTAAATAATAGATTAACACTAGAAGACAATATGATAAATCTAGAAAATATGCACTTACACAAAATTGCTGTTAATGCATTATCTTATGCTGCTAATACccacaaaaaatttaataatgaaat AAACACACAAAAAGTAGAGAAAATTATAGATACTCTACAGGAGCACAAGGATATAcaagaagaaataaatcaaGCCTTGTGTTTTAATCCATTAAATAATGTGGATGAT GATGAAATCGACAAAGAGCTTAATTTGCTAAAAGAACAATCAATCcaagaaaaaatta aTACCCCAGTTAATAGTATTTCTGAAGTAGCAATTG ATAAAGAAAACTTTTCTACAAGTAGCACTGTAAAGCAAGCTACTAAAGCTAATGAAGAg tctgatgatgaagaattaaaagaaCTAATTGGAGAAATGACATAA